The DNA segment TGCAATTGCCATGAGGGAGGCATTTTTATCAGCAGTATCTCCTGAAGATTTATTATTTATAGACTTGCCAAAAGTATTTGGGATAGCTGATCTTAAATTGTCTGATACCATAGACTTATATTTTACAAAGCTAAACAGCTCTCTCAATGCACTATTATCCTATGCATCATATATTCGGGACAATGCGAGAGATCAATTATTAAGCTATTGTAATTTGGAAAGAGGCGAAGCTGGCTGGTTGGAAATAGAGAACAGATGCGAGATCTTGAGCGAGAGAATAAAACATGACCTTATTACTCCCTTTATCAATTCTGTATTAAATGGTAAGAAAGACGACCACAATCCCATTCCTGCTTTATCCATTATAAGTGGGCGGTCGTTTGAGAGATGGTCGGATATTGATATAGACCGCTTCCCTGGATTAGCGCAAGGCAAGGCTGAGCTATTTAACTATTATTGGGAAAACCATGGTGTAATTGCACAGACAGGAAAGACAGATCCTGGCGATAATATACCTGAATTAGAGAGAGATATTGATTTAAGAGTTAAAAGCTTAATCAAAATAAGTTCAACCACTACTGCAATAAGGTTTTTAAAAGATAAAATCAAAGAATTAGAAGCAAATCAGAACAGTTAAGGAGAAAAACTTGGGTGAAAAAGTAAGACATATTTTAGCACTTTCAGGGGGCAAAGATAGTTCAGCCTTAGCTATATATATGTTAAACAAAAATATTGATATGGAATATGTGTTTACAGACACGGGCGATGAACTACCTGAAACTTATGAGTATTTAGAAAAACTATCAAGTTATTTGGGAAAAAGTATAACTTGGATAAAATCTGAACGTAACTTTGACTATTATTTGGACATGTTTAATGGAGTGTTGCCTGACCCAACAACAAGATGGTGTACAAGGTTGTTAAAACTTGTGCCATACGAGGAGTTTATAGGCTCGGATAATGTTATAAGTTACGTTGGTATCAGAGCAGATGAGCCCCATAGATCTGGCTATATTTCTACAAAACCAAATATCAAGCCTGTTTTCCCATTTATTGAAGATAATATTAGAAGAGATGATGTAATTAGGATATTAGATGAAGCTGGCTTAGGCCTTCCTGATTACTATAAGTGGCGTTCACGTTCTGGCTGCTATTTTTGCTTTTACCAACAGAAAAGAGAATGGGTTGGTTTGTATGAAAATCACCCTGAGCTATTTAGGAAATCAGCAGATTATGAAAAAAGTGTAGCAGTTGATGGAGTTAAATATACTTGGAATAAAGGCGAAGAGTTGTATGATTTGATTAAACCTAAAAGAAGAAATCAAATAAAACAAAACTATCAAAATAGGGTGAAAAGAGAAAAGAAAAAGTTCAAAGTAAATCAAAAACTTGCAGAAGCATACAGCACTAAACAAGAGATTGACTTTAAAGCAAGTTTGACAATAGAATTATAACTGTTTTTTACAAACATGTAAAAAAATAGTTTTAAAATTTTATACCTTTGGAGGTCATATGGCATTAGATAGGGTTTTAGATATGATCCAAAACATGAGGATACATAAAAGAAACAACACTGTAAGTCCTCATAAGTTTGCTTTACTATTAGCTATTGCTGATATGTATATAAGAAACAAGTTACATGACAATAAGCTGATTTTAAACGAGGAATTAGAAGAAAAGTTTGAGGAAAAGTACAAAACGTTAGATAACAACGCAAAACCAAAAGATATTAATATTGAATTTCCATTTTATGCACTTTCAAACGACGGTTTTTGGACATTTGATATCAAGAAAGAAAAAGAAGAAGATTATCAGTATATTATAAAGAGCAGAGACAGCAGGTTCACAAAAAAAAGAATATTAGAAATAATAAATTATGCTGTTATTTCAAATGATTTAAAAACAATTTTGCTTGATGTTAAATCTGCAACTGAAATAATGTCGTTTATATACAAAAGATATAATGAATTGCAAGAAAAAATCTCTGTATTTGAGTACGAAACAACAGAAATAAAAAGCCAAGAATCAGCTTACTTTTGTGACTTTGTAAATGAGGAAAATAAAAATGATAAATATGATGAATGTAATAATGCCCTAAAAGATAATAAAACATCAATAATACATTTTGGTAACTATCTAAGTACCTTAATAAGCACAAGTGCACTAAATGAGAATGTAATAGCAGAGTCTCAAGCAGTCAATGATATGTTTCATACAATACATGTGGAACATCCATTGACAGATAGAATAATAGAAGCTTTAAAAAATAATGAGCATGTGATTTTAACAGGGCATGCAGGAGATGGTAAGACGATCATAGCTGTAGATGTTTTTAAGAATTTATCTGGCATGGACAAATCGAAACCATTGGTAAAACCTATGAGAGATATTGAGGAAATCGAAAATCAGAATGTTAGAATTATTAAAGACTTTAGCGAAAGGAATGAGCAAGACGACAAGACATTAATAGGAGAGCTACACAGTCATAATTATAGTTATTTGATAGTTTCTAACACAGGAGCATTATTAAACTTTTTCCGTTCGCATGCTGATGTATTGGACTCAACCAAAGTAAAAGTTGAAAGCGATGTTTTAAAAGCTATTAGCAATGAAAAAGGAGAGTCTGTTTTAAGTATTGAGAAAATAAGATTTAAGGTTTATAATCTTGCATTGATGAATAATCTGTATTTAGCTGAGTCAATTTTTAAGAATATGATTAGGGAATCAAACTGGTCGTATTGTAAGTTTTGTGAGAAGAATACTTATTGCCCTATCTTCGAAAATGTTAAGCTTATAAACAACAAATCAGAGCAAGTCATTAATAGGCTATTTTTAATGTATATGCGTATGTATGAGTATGGTACACGTCTCACTATTAGGCAAATTACCTCACATTTGGCATATTTAATAAGCAGTGGCTTCAGGTATGAAGATATTAAAAGAAGTGTTAAAAGCAATAAAACAAGGTATTTATTTTTTAATAGGGTGTTTGGAGATGATGGAAACAAAAAAGATCAGAAAGCAATTAAAATGAAGGCTATTGAAGAGATTAATAAGCAAGAATACGGGGACATCTTATCACCTTCTCATGAGGCACCTTTGTGGAAAAAAGGAGCTAAATCGTTTAATTTTAAAATGCCAGTAAATATTAATGATGATTATTTTATTGATTTGCATAGGGAAGGCTCATATATAGCATCAAAAGAAAACATTTCTAATACACCAGAAAATGCGAGAAAACAAGCACGCAGAATACTTTATTTCTTTAACGAAGATGAAGAGCAGAATAAGCTAATTATTAGTAAGTTTTTAAAATCGGCAAATATTCTTAACTGGGAAAGCTGGCAAAAAACTCCAAGACTTGATAATAAGGAAGTTTACTCGACAATGATATTGGATGTGATTTACGAGTACTTTTCAGGGATAAAAAGGCCAGTCAAAAATATGTCTCAAGACGATAAAGTATATATTACCCTATCCCGAAATCAGAGCAATATAAGGCAAAGTGCACAAGTAGTGCTAAAAGAGTTTAATTGGAGACAGTCGTTTGAGTTGGATCTTGTTGAGGAGAAGGAAGCTACAGGCTATCCAAAAACTAAGTTATTGTTAAGTGGGAAAAACTCTTTCGAGGGAATTGATTTGGGCCTGGATCTGCCTTTCTTGGACTATGTGAGAAAAAAGAGAGATGGAGAGATTGTTGACTTATCTAAGACATCATATAGAGAGAGATTAAATCAGTTTAAAAATACCATACTAAACAAAAGCAATTTAAATGAAAGCGAAATGCTCTTAATTCGAATGAGAAATGATAATAAAGTGGTACGTCAAAAGTATAAGATTTCAGACAGTAGACTGGAGGTATCCAATGACTGATATGACATTCCCATACAATGCACAAAATGTAGATGCATTTAGAAGAAATCCTGCGATCAGGTTGTATGGTAATAGGTTTAGCATTGATCAAACCAGTATAGAGCTTTTATCAGAATTCTTTTTGGTAGCATGTTCTGCAAAAAAGATAGGAGATGATGAAGTTGAGACATATTTTCCTTCTTATGAAACTCTTTTGAATTGGGATAATGAAAAACTCAAATATGCACCGACAATTAGATTAAACTTAAAGCTTTTTTCTTTTCTAAGTGCATCAAGAATTGACAGTAGGCATGTCAGTCATAGGAAGCATCACAGTTATTTAATAGGCCGTTTAAAAGAAAAAATTGACACAAAAGAAGATAACGAGAACGAGATTATTAAAACTTTAGAAAACTTATTGATGGGTTTACAGGCTGCAGGTTATGGTCGTACTTGGTGTGCCCAAAGCTTTTTGCCTATATGTAAGAATCTAATAGCTGGAGAGGCTATTTGGGCAGAGACAAAAGCAGCAAAAGCGGGTGTGCAAGATTGGGACGAAATTTTTATAACGAATAAAAGATATTTTGAAACAAATAAGCATATATTTTACGCCCGCGGTGGCGAGCTTTTATACTTACAGCTTTGCAATGGTTTACAAAGAACAAAGGAAGAAATAAGATCTTGGTCTGGTAAAATCGGACTTGGTTTTGAAGAAGAGGAATTAGATCCATCAAGATTGTTATCGAGTTTAGAAAACGGTTTTGATAGCTTATTTAAAAAAAGTCCTCAAATAATAGGCAAACTTGCTAATTTCATTGATGAGAAGCTTGATAAGGAGACATCAGTTAAAACAGATGGTGAAGCAGATTTTTTGCGTTATGTTGAAGCAGGTTGGTGTAATGCAAATACATGGCAAGAGGGTTATTTATTGGCAGTCGATATTGTTCGTATCTTGAAATCCGATTTTGATATAATTGAAAGCATTCATTATCTTGAGACTTTGTTTGTGCTTCATAATCTAAGAACTTTAGCAATGCAAAGTAGCAGACAGCTTGATGAAAGTAAAGACTATTATATGGCAGTAACATCAGCAAGCGAAGAAGACGGGGCTTTAAAAAGGATATCACATCAAAGTTTAAAGTCAATAGAAAAAAAGATCTATTATGCGATCAACGACTTTTTTGAGAACCAAGATTATGAGAAAGACCAAAAGTATTTAAATGAAGCGAGCCGTCGTTCAGGCCATAAGTTATTTTTAAATCTTGCAAAAAAGATAGATTTTGTTATACCCAAAAAAGGGAGCGGGGCACGATTTGTCATGACACCAGAAGTGTTAAAACTCTTAGTAGCGATCACAGTACCCGAAAATGGTAGAATTACATATGATACTTTTAAGGAAATAATCAAAAGTCGTTGGGGAATGGTTTTTGATAACCGGGGTTTTAGTGAATGCAATAAGTCTATAAATGGATCAGAAATATATATTGATAGTAATGTTGATGCTTGGTTGATAGAGATGTTAGATGAGAGTGGTTTGCTTGTTCATTTGTCTGACTCATGTGCGTTAGTGCTACATCCAAAACAAGATTAAGAGGGAGGTAATAGTGAAATTTATCAGTTCAACAATAAAGCGTAGTATATTTAATAAGATAGACTCAAGCTTATCAACAGCACGTCTTGGGCAAAAAATGATTTTGATGATTCATGATTTACCTGAAGATATGATGCTAAAAGTAGCAGAGATGATATATAAAGACCTTTTTTTTCGAGATAATATCAAACTTACTTTAAAGATCGCGAAGTCAGTAGTGGACGGCTGGTCGCAAAGCTCCAGAATTAAAGCAGAAAATAATAGTTGGACAGCAGAATTAAATAATCTTGCCAGTTATAGAAATGTTGATGCAGATCAAGGCAAGTATAATATAATAATCTTGTTTGGTACAGATAAAGTTACGGATTCGGCAAGCCTTGCAGACTTTAATGAATTTAGCTTGAAGACAATTTGGGACTATGAAATGACAAAGTCTTTTAGTTCATGGATTGAGGTTTTGTTACAGGATTTAGAAATAGATTTGCCAGACATCGATGGTTTTAAACGGTTTGATAATATATTAAAGCCAATTATAGATCATGGAAAAGCTGATTTGTTGTCTATGAGTCAGTGGCTTGAAAATATGGACTTTAGCGAGTGCAATACATATTTTGATATAATAGAGAAAATGCTAAAGAATCTCAAAGTTTTTGGTTTACCCAGATTTGATAGCTATGAATATAAAAAAACAGGGAAACGATTTGCAAACTATATTAGTGATTCAGATGAGTTCTTTTCATATAGCAAGTATATTGATAATTCACATAAAGATAAAGCAATAAAAGCAATAGATAGCTTGATAGATTCGAAAGAAGAAGATCCCATATGGAAAGATCTTGAAAATAAGAATGTTCTTGGTTTATACGAAACAGGCGAAGAGCTGTTATTGGGCATGAAATCTTATATAAATGAACGATCAAAAGAGGATAGAGATAAGTTATTGGACAGTGATTTTGCATTTATCTTCGACAAGGTTCTTAAATACAAAAAGAAAACGGAGAAAAAGTCCAAAGCAAGCATAAAAAACCTCGATGGTAGCCCTGTAGAAATATCTCTAACAGCTATTTGGGAAACAATATCAGACTTGTATAGAAGCAAGAGTATCGACAATGAAGAGCTAATTGTGAAAATTGAGATAGAATCAGAGGCATTTAGACATGATATCGACAGTGATGATAGCGATCGCTCTGCAGATAGTAATGAGAGCTTTGCCAAGGATTATCTTTGTGTCTTATTAGGCGGACTTGACGATACCTTGAAAAGCCAAATAGAGATTTCTCTTCAAGAAAGTAGCCTTGTAACTATAAGCTCCAATTTATTAAATGATGATATAAAATATAGTTATAGACCTAACGTAGAGGCACAATTGAGCTTTGCTGTGAAAATCTATACAGATCAGTCTGAAAAGCCTTTTGTGAGAAAATACAATTGGTGCCTCTATGAGCATCACTCTTATCGCCTTGCTGCAGAGTTGTTAAAGAAAGCTTATAATATTTATAGGTCAAATAATCAGGAAAGGAATCTGCCATTTTTTACTCTTCCCTATTATGACGAGCTTATTAGTATCAGCTCGGATGAAGAATTTAAGAGAGTTTTTTTACATAGCTTAAAAGATTCAGGTACAGATACTGAGTTTATGGTTAATATGTTGACTCCAGAATTGAAAAGACATGATTATAAAATAATAAAAGATTATGAAGATTTAGGCACAAAATATTGGCAATTCATTCAAACAGCTTCACGCCACGGATTGCTGTCATCTTTGAATAGTGAAAAATGGGATAATTTTCAAAAAGCATATAATGATGTTTTAGAAATGATCTATACTGATAATAACCAGTTAATGCTTCCGATTGCAAACTTTTTAATTCGTGCTTTTATGATAATCAAAGAAAATAGCAACATAAAAGGATTGGAATGGTATGCCTCTTATTATGAAGAGGCAGCAATTATAAGTGTTTTGCATCCATCTCTTTTGGAAATGCTAAAGTCACAGATAGTATATCAATGTGCATGTTTCAACTATTTAGTGAAGCAAGAATTTGTTAAAAGTACAGGACAACGACAATTTAAAAAACAAGCTTGGCAATCATACCTGGACTTGTCAGCTATTCGTATGCCAATCAATTGCCTGCTAATAAATAAAAATAAAAAAGTAGATACCAATGTCAGAGGCTATGATTTAATCCATAAAATTGGCAATCAAAGTGAGGATTGTGGGTATCAATCAACACGGTTTAACTTTTTAATATCAGATGATTACGATGAAACGCACACAAGTATAACAGACTCTGATATCTCATTTGAAACACGGCAATCAAAGCTTTTAACAAATATACTATTTGACTATTTTCAGTTGCATCCTCATGCACGAGATGGTATTAGCTTAGCAGTTTACTTAAATCGTGATATACAACCAATAATAGCAGGTATTAATGCATACTTGCATAAAATATCAAATGAGAATGATAAAAATAACTTTGCAATTGATACAAATAGCCGCAAAATTTATAATATTAATCTGACACTAATTAATGATTCATTTGATGATAATAATATTAGGAAATGGATAGATTATTGGAAAGCGATTTGGGAAGAAGCAGAGACAAGCAATAAGTTTAAAGTATATAGAAACTGCAGGTTTTCTGTTTCTCATAGACTTTTGAGCACTATAGATAAACAATCATTTTTAAGAATAATCGATGATGATTTTTATACTGATATTATGTTTTTATATAGTTTTAGTGATGCAAATAGTACAAGTGATCTTTTCGCTGCAGATGAATTTGACAAAACAGAATATAGCTTGAGATACCCAATTCTTGAAAGATCCGTACCAAGTACAAAAGAATATTTTGGTTCTTTAGAACGCAAAAAAAATATTAGTAATCGTCAGTTTAAAAACAGCTCAAGTTTTTCATCATATATCCGAGCATTAAAAATTAATACGGCTGTATCTGATACTATAACCAAAACTATAATAGATTTTCAAATTTGGGTAGATATTTTAGAAGTAATACATAAAAAGTCAGAGTGGGTGGTTTGTATTGACCCCAATATAGACGACATTTTGATCAGAAAAAGGAATAGCCCTGATACAAGTAAAAGGGAGATTATTGGTTTTGGATCAGGAGTTGGTGCTTCAGGCGAGGAGAACTTCACAATATCGTCGGAGAAATCATCGTTTTCAGAAATAACGCATAGTTTAAAATCCGCTATCAAGTCTTTAATTACTGATGAAGCATGGTCAGGAGATGATTATTGCAAGATCAGCAAGGGGGTAATTAATGAGGCTGAATGTTTGTCTGGGCTTTCTGTAGTAAGAGCAACAGGTGTTAACGACGAATATATACGTGACTTTATGTCATATTCGTTGACACGCAAGCTTTTAACTGAATCCTCCGACATATTGTGTGATACAATGGTCAGCCTGGATGCTTATATACATTGGTTTGACTTTGCAGATAATAGCAAAAGGCCAGATCTTTTATGGCTACGAGCTCGGCTTAATAAAGAGAATATTATTGAAGTCTATATGCATGTAATTGAATGCAAAATGAGTAAGGGGGTTGATTATCTGATACCAGCTGCAAAAACTCAAATAGAAAACGGAGTGCATGTTTTGAGAGAATCATTTTTGCCACTCAGTGACGAAAGCTGTAAATTAGACGACGATAAACCATCACGAAGATATTGGTGGATGCAATTGCATAGGCTGATAGCTACAAAGTCTGTAGTAAAAATTTGTGATCTTGAAAATATTGAGAATGCTCTGGAAAAACTTGCAAATGGAAACTATAAGATAAGCTGGGGTGCTTCTATCTTTGCCTTTTTAATAGATGAAAGTGGCGAGTTTCCCGAAAATAAAGGATCATGGGATGTATCTGGGCTTGATAGAGGTAAAGCGAATATTTATCATTTTGCAAAAGATGCTATAAAAAATATTGCTACTAAAAATATTCAAGATTTGGCTTATGATGAATTTTTAGATGAATTTAGAATGATAGACTTTGATGAGATTAGTGCTTATGTTGAATCTTCTATTGATGAAGATGATTTTATTGAAGAATATTTACCTGAAGGCAAGATTGAAACAGATAACGATGTAATAGAAGATGATTATGACGCCGAAGAAGATGAGCAAGATTTTGCTGGCTGGGATTTAATATCAGATGATTATATGAAGGATATAAATGAAAAAGTTTGCGAAGAGCCTATATCTAATACTTATCACGAAGCAGAAAGCTCTGATCCTGAGAATGACATGACTGAACCTCTAATTGAAGAGCAAGAGCCAGTTCAAGAGACTCAAAACACTTCTGTTCCCGATCGAATTTTAATTGGTAAGACAGATAAAGGGGAGGAAGTATATTGGGAATTTGGTCATGAGCAGCTTTCAAATCGACATGCAGTTATACTTGGGAGCTCTGGTATGGGGAAATCTTATGCAATTCAATGTTTGCTGTGTGAGCTGGCAAGAAAAGATCAAAATAACTTGATTATTGACTATACAGATGGTTTTATAGATTCCAAAATAGAGCCTAATGCCAAAAAATACATACCACAAAAAGCACAAACTTATATATATGAAGAGCCATTACAGATAGATCCGTTTAAAGTGCAAGTAAGTTATGAGGGCGGTAGAGAATTTCGTGATGATCCCTTAACAATAGCAAAACGAGTTGCAGCAATATTTTATAAAGTTTATAACTTAGGGTCGCAGCAACATCCCCTTGTAGTAAATGCCATTCAAGATGGTATTAAGAAATATGGCGATGATTTTAGTTTAGACTTGTTTTTAGAAGTGATTGAGGAATTTATAGATAGCCCTCATTTTACAAAGAACACAATATCAACAACTATAACCAAATTGAGTTCATTTATTTCAAGCAAGCCCTTTAGCACCAGCAAAGAAGGTGTAAGCTGGGAACATATTTTTACAGATAAAGTTATTAAAAATAAAGTGTTTCAGTTTTACAGAGTAGATAGTCAATCCAGACGGGCAATTGTTGAGTTTGTATTGTGGGATCTTTATAGTTATGTTTCATCTCAAGGTAACAAGGATTTGCCGCGAGTTGTTGTTTTGGATGAGATACAAAATCTTGATTTAGGCGATGATTCACCTGTAGCAAAGTATCTTACAGAGGGACGAAAGCACGGTATAGCTTTGATTAGTGCAACTCAATCTCTAAAAGGAGTTGGGGGTCTTAATGATAGCAAAGTAAGTCGTTTATTTCAATCAGACTTGAAACTTTTTTTCAGGCCATCTGACAATGAATTAAAAGAGCAAGCTGGTATATTACATAATATAATGCATGATGTTAGTGCCAAAGAATGGACAAGTCATCTTTCAAAATTGAAGAAAGGTGAATGTTATGTAATCGGAAGTCACCTTATGAAGGATCAAGATGAATTAAAACAAAAAGTACAAAAAGTAAAAATATGCTCACTTGAAGAGAGAGGCTTTGATGGCAGCCAAAACGACAAATAGTCGCCTACCACGCAGTTTTCACTATACTTTTATACCCGAACGTAGCTATATAAATGCACTATTAAAATTTGTAGCAACAGGCAGAGAAGGAGATTATCATGAAATTGGTAACCTTACAGGAATTCCGACAGGGGAATCGACAGGGAAAGTTCCTGCAATAATAAATTATTGTCTTGGTATGGGATTAATAGTCTCAATAGATAAAAAAGGGGCTATTAAGAAATACGAGCTATCCCCTTTAGGTCGCATAATTCTTTTAGAAGATCCATATTTGAACACAGATATCAGCCAGTGGCTTTGCCATTTAAATATGTGTGATATTGAAACAGGAGCCGATGTGTGGTATAATGTGTTTTGGGCAAATTATCACAGTATTGGTGATAGTTTTAGCAGAGAAAGCCTTGAGGGTGTGTTAAAAGCACTGTATGGTAATGTCAAAAGAAGTATCACAGGTCCTCTTATAAATATGTATAAGGATGACAGCTCATTTAAGTTATGCGGTGCTTTGATAGAGCAAAATAAGCAAATCATGAGAAAATCAGCTCCAATAACAGATGAGATGATACGAGCTTATGCAGCATGGCTGATAAATCTAATAGAGAGAAATTTTCCCAAACAAAGACAGATTACAATTTCCGATTTAGACGAAGCAACAGGCTGGCAAATAATAGCTAAGTGGAGTAATCGCGATATAATTGAGCTTTATGAACTTTTGGAAAAGAAGAATTTGTTTCAAGTTGATAGACATATGAACCCTTGGATTATCAGCCCTTTAATAAACTCAACTGAAGCTTATAACGGAATTTATGATGATTTAATATAGCAATGTTTGGTAAGGAGCAAATATGAAAGTATCCGATATTGTAAAGTTTAGAGCTGATAGCCTTTTTCAAGGAGCAGTTAATATTGGTTGGTTTCGATTTGACGAAGAAAAAGCAATGGCTGCTGCAAAAGCGTTT comes from the Bacteroidia bacterium genome and includes:
- a CDS encoding phosphoadenosine phosphosulfate reductase family protein; its protein translation is MGEKVRHILALSGGKDSSALAIYMLNKNIDMEYVFTDTGDELPETYEYLEKLSSYLGKSITWIKSERNFDYYLDMFNGVLPDPTTRWCTRLLKLVPYEEFIGSDNVISYVGIRADEPHRSGYISTKPNIKPVFPFIEDNIRRDDVIRILDEAGLGLPDYYKWRSRSGCYFCFYQQKREWVGLYENHPELFRKSADYEKSVAVDGVKYTWNKGEELYDLIKPKRRNQIKQNYQNRVKREKKKFKVNQKLAEAYSTKQEIDFKASLTIEL
- a CDS encoding DUF87 domain-containing protein produces the protein MKFISSTIKRSIFNKIDSSLSTARLGQKMILMIHDLPEDMMLKVAEMIYKDLFFRDNIKLTLKIAKSVVDGWSQSSRIKAENNSWTAELNNLASYRNVDADQGKYNIIILFGTDKVTDSASLADFNEFSLKTIWDYEMTKSFSSWIEVLLQDLEIDLPDIDGFKRFDNILKPIIDHGKADLLSMSQWLENMDFSECNTYFDIIEKMLKNLKVFGLPRFDSYEYKKTGKRFANYISDSDEFFSYSKYIDNSHKDKAIKAIDSLIDSKEEDPIWKDLENKNVLGLYETGEELLLGMKSYINERSKEDRDKLLDSDFAFIFDKVLKYKKKTEKKSKASIKNLDGSPVEISLTAIWETISDLYRSKSIDNEELIVKIEIESEAFRHDIDSDDSDRSADSNESFAKDYLCVLLGGLDDTLKSQIEISLQESSLVTISSNLLNDDIKYSYRPNVEAQLSFAVKIYTDQSEKPFVRKYNWCLYEHHSYRLAAELLKKAYNIYRSNNQERNLPFFTLPYYDELISISSDEEFKRVFLHSLKDSGTDTEFMVNMLTPELKRHDYKIIKDYEDLGTKYWQFIQTASRHGLLSSLNSEKWDNFQKAYNDVLEMIYTDNNQLMLPIANFLIRAFMIIKENSNIKGLEWYASYYEEAAIISVLHPSLLEMLKSQIVYQCACFNYLVKQEFVKSTGQRQFKKQAWQSYLDLSAIRMPINCLLINKNKKVDTNVRGYDLIHKIGNQSEDCGYQSTRFNFLISDDYDETHTSITDSDISFETRQSKLLTNILFDYFQLHPHARDGISLAVYLNRDIQPIIAGINAYLHKISNENDKNNFAIDTNSRKIYNINLTLINDSFDDNNIRKWIDYWKAIWEEAETSNKFKVYRNCRFSVSHRLLSTIDKQSFLRIIDDDFYTDIMFLYSFSDANSTSDLFAADEFDKTEYSLRYPILERSVPSTKEYFGSLERKKNISNRQFKNSSSFSSYIRALKINTAVSDTITKTIIDFQIWVDILEVIHKKSEWVVCIDPNIDDILIRKRNSPDTSKREIIGFGSGVGASGEENFTISSEKSSFSEITHSLKSAIKSLITDEAWSGDDYCKISKGVINEAECLSGLSVVRATGVNDEYIRDFMSYSLTRKLLTESSDILCDTMVSLDAYIHWFDFADNSKRPDLLWLRARLNKENIIEVYMHVIECKMSKGVDYLIPAAKTQIENGVHVLRESFLPLSDESCKLDDDKPSRRYWWMQLHRLIATKSVVKICDLENIENALEKLANGNYKISWGASIFAFLIDESGEFPENKGSWDVSGLDRGKANIYHFAKDAIKNIATKNIQDLAYDEFLDEFRMIDFDEISAYVESSIDEDDFIEEYLPEGKIETDNDVIEDDYDAEEDEQDFAGWDLISDDYMKDINEKVCEEPISNTYHEAESSDPENDMTEPLIEEQEPVQETQNTSVPDRILIGKTDKGEEVYWEFGHEQLSNRHAVILGSSGMGKSYAIQCLLCELARKDQNNLIIDYTDGFIDSKIEPNAKKYIPQKAQTYIYEEPLQIDPFKVQVSYEGGREFRDDPLTIAKRVAAIFYKVYNLGSQQHPLVVNAIQDGIKKYGDDFSLDLFLEVIEEFIDSPHFTKNTISTTITKLSSFISSKPFSTSKEGVSWEHIFTDKVIKNKVFQFYRVDSQSRRAIVEFVLWDLYSYVSSQGNKDLPRVVVLDEIQNLDLGDDSPVAKYLTEGRKHGIALISATQSLKGVGGLNDSKVSRLFQSDLKLFFRPSDNELKEQAGILHNIMHDVSAKEWTSHLSKLKKGECYVIGSHLMKDQDELKQKVQKVKICSLEERGFDGSQNDK
- a CDS encoding DUF4007 family protein translates to MAAKTTNSRLPRSFHYTFIPERSYINALLKFVATGREGDYHEIGNLTGIPTGESTGKVPAIINYCLGMGLIVSIDKKGAIKKYELSPLGRIILLEDPYLNTDISQWLCHLNMCDIETGADVWYNVFWANYHSIGDSFSRESLEGVLKALYGNVKRSITGPLINMYKDDSSFKLCGALIEQNKQIMRKSAPITDEMIRAYAAWLINLIERNFPKQRQITISDLDEATGWQIIAKWSNRDIIELYELLEKKNLFQVDRHMNPWIISPLINSTEAYNGIYDDLI